The Rhineura floridana isolate rRhiFlo1 chromosome 8, rRhiFlo1.hap2, whole genome shotgun sequence genome includes a region encoding these proteins:
- the CDKN1B gene encoding cyclin-dependent kinase inhibitor 1B: MSNVRISNGSPTLERMEARQADYPKPSACRNLFGPVDHEKLAQELEKHSRDLEEASRRKWNFDFYNYQPLEGRYEWQAVGKDALPEFYSRPPRLSKALAKASSQHCGGLDVNGNCPTTGFRRSQGITEEEEEDALGADQKTEAAGAQTGVVGQGPGQRKRSASDDSSPRNKRANTTEEAISEDSPSASSVEQTPKKSSPRRRQT, from the exons ATGTCCAACGTACGCATTTCGAATGGAAGCCCTACCCTGGAGAGGATGGAAGCTAGGCAAGCGGACTACCCCAAACCCTCGGCTTGCAGGAACCTCTTCGGCCCAGTGGATCACGAAAAGTTAGCCCAGGAGTTGGAGAAACACAGCCGGGACCTAGAAGAGGCCAGTCGAAGGAAGTGGAATTTTGATTTCTACAACTATCAGCCCTTGGAAGGCAGGTATGAGTGGCAAGCCGTGGGTAAAGATGCCCTGCCCGAGTTTTACAGCAGACCCCCCAGGCTAAGCAAAGCCCTGGCCAAGGCTAGCAGCCAGCACTGTGGGGGCTTGGATGTCAACGGCAACTGCCCAACGACGGGCTTTAGGCGCTCTCAGGGAatcacagaagaggaggaggaggacgctcTGGGTGCAGATCAAAAGACTGAAGCAGCTGGCGCTCAAACTGGTGTAGTgggccagggcccggggcaaagGAAACGATCCGCTTCGGACG ATTCCTCTCCTCGAAACAAAAGAGCCAACACGACAGAAGAGGCTATTTCGGAAGACTCTCCTAGTGCCAGCTCAGTGGAACAAACGCCCAAGAAATCCAGCCCAAGAAGGCGTCAGACGTAA